A genome region from Arachis duranensis cultivar V14167 chromosome 6, aradu.V14167.gnm2.J7QH, whole genome shotgun sequence includes the following:
- the LOC107493006 gene encoding uncharacterized protein LOC107493006 produces PAAQLDLETENRLAAMLMREAAELRRQSEQEGVLAYLHKPNVRTRPNSRFLTATVCGVQQANRAVEVNEMWRVRQKELELDKQAKGTTKDKSSGYKSHTDRDSSGSPRRYAAFDNSLNASSSRPSKRKWDKCGSKDKGSSDKHYKDISNSDPSRSMSRHGNFQEPEYNPEPEGIRDEEMEEFLHTRKKRGRGGIGPRMDETGPYLPPHPDGEASPTPDARERRLIYGLERPSSGKSNESSEEELHDKRLKKRRKSHSGNSDKEHSNSKKHRSKEKSHKKKEKKRKHVTKNFCGI; encoded by the exons CCAGCTGCACAGCTGGATTTGGAGACTGAAAACAGATTAGCTGCTATGCTTATGAGGGAAGCAGCTGAATTGCGGCGACAGTCTGAACAGGAAGGTGTTCTGGCTTATCTTCATAAGCCTAATGTAAGGACTCGGCCAAATTCACGTTTCCTCACTGCTACTGTATGTGGGGTACAACAAG CAAATCGAGCTGTGGAAGTGAATGAGATGTGGCGAGTGCGACAGAAAGAATTGGAACTTGATAAACAGGCTAAAGGCACCACGAAGGATAAAAGCAGTGGTTACAAAAGCCACACGGATCGTGACTCATCAGGAAGCCCTAGAAGATATGCTGCTTTTGATAATAGTTTGAATGCCTCTTCTTCACGtccaagtaaaagaaaatgggATAAGTGTGGATCAAAAGATAAAGGAAGTTCTGACAAACACTACAAGGATATTAGTAATAGTGACCCATCAAGAAGCATGAGTAGACATGGCAATTTTCAAGAACCAGAGTATAATCCAGAACCAGAAGGTATAAGGGATGAAGAGATGGAAGAGTTTCTTCATACGAG GAAAAAGCGAGGCAGAGGTGGCATCGGTCCCAGAATGGATGAGACTGGGCCTTACCTTCCGCCTCATCCAGATGGGGAAGCTAGTCCTACACCAGATGCAAGGGAGCGCCGTCTTATTTATGGTCTTGAGAGGCCGTCATCAGGGAAGTCGAATGAATCTTCAGAAGAGGAGCTTCACGATAAAAGGCTGAAAAAGCGAAGAAAGTCTCACTCTGGCAACTCAGACAAGGAGCACTCTAACTCTAAGAAGCACAGGTCCAAGGAAAAATCGCacaagaaaaaggagaaaaaacgAAAACACGTCACTAAGAACTTTTGTGGAATTTGA
- the LOC107493074 gene encoding uncharacterized protein LOC107493074: MYPLTDPANLPHDVWTLIAGRTAAQSVRDLCSLRMSCTAARNAGEEDFVYRCPSIPIWDQRWWSMSPMHQAGRNFLARCRQSGHLEVLFRSAVSDLFLGRCHFAGMETMHIVAAQGHSPAQYTVSMMLMLRDDFESKNKGLQTFRGLEAAGAPTICKLAFRGVIQGTWTHLRRMPMLNADNLVCSSHACPSRGNMGAIYRHKRCGRGWDVNDGDGGAAHIPCVHCWADYELILFIHLFD, translated from the coding sequence ATGTATCCTCTGACAGACCCCGCCAACCTTCCCCACGATGTTTGGACCTTAATTGCCGGGAGGACCGCAGCACAGTCCGTCAGGGACTTATGCAGTCTCAGGATGTCATGCACCGCTGCACGCAACGCAGGGGAGGAGGATTTCGTTTACCGATGCCCCTCGATTCCCATTTGGGACCAACGGTGGTGGAGTATGAGTCCCATGCATCAGGCGGGAAGAAACTTCTTAGCGCGATGCAGGCAGAGCGGGCACCTGGAAGTTTTGTTTCGGTCTGCTGTGTCTGATCTTTTCCTCGGTAGGTGTCATTTTGCGGGGATGGAAACGATGCACATTGTCGCAGCCCAGGGCCATTCGCCAGCACAGTACACAGTGTCGATGATGCTGATGCTACGCGACGACTTCGAGTCAAAGAACAAGGGCTTACAAACATTTCGTGGGCTTGAGGCGGCCGGTGCCCCAACAATCTGCAAATTGGCGTTCCGCGGCGTTATCCAGGGGACGTGGACACACCTGCGTCGCATGCCAATGCTAAACGCAGACAATCTAGTCTGTTCTTCGCATGCATGTCCAAGCCGTGGAAACATGGGTGCTATTTACCGCCATAAACGCTGTGGAAGAGGGTGGGACGTAAACGATGGTGATGGAGGTGCTGCTCATATTCCGTGTGTGCATTGTTGGGCAGATTATGAGTTGATCCTATTTATCCACCTCTTTGACTGA